One genomic region from bacterium encodes:
- a CDS encoding ABC transporter permease, producing MKSSRLPFFVTLGVLVFFYLPIVVLIVNSFNAAAYGGHWGGFSLRWYIKLMGQHDILMALENTAIIAATATLLSCLLGTTAAFALHYYKSALQRFHFVLIYTPLVVPEILMGMSLLLAFVALGVKLGLFTIFLAHVTFCISYVTMVVLARLQDFDMAVIEAAQDLGANWWVTTWRVLAPMLAPGIASGALLALTLSFDDFVISFFVAGPGSTTLPIRIYSMIKFGSPAVLNALSTILLAVTFTLVWASQRLTSNKDVVR from the coding sequence ATGAAAAGCAGTCGCCTTCCCTTTTTCGTGACCCTTGGGGTCCTTGTTTTCTTCTATCTGCCGATCGTGGTGCTGATCGTCAATTCGTTCAACGCCGCGGCCTATGGCGGCCACTGGGGCGGTTTTTCGCTGCGCTGGTACATCAAGCTGATGGGGCAGCATGATATCCTGATGGCGCTCGAGAACACCGCTATCATCGCCGCTACCGCGACCCTGCTCTCCTGCCTGCTTGGCACCACCGCGGCCTTCGCCCTGCATTATTACAAGTCGGCGCTGCAGCGTTTCCATTTCGTCCTGATCTATACACCCCTAGTGGTCCCGGAAATCCTTATGGGCATGAGCCTTCTACTCGCATTCGTTGCCCTGGGCGTCAAACTCGGACTCTTCACCATTTTTCTCGCTCACGTCACCTTCTGCATCAGCTATGTGACCATGGTGGTATTGGCACGGTTGCAGGACTTTGATATGGCCGTTATAGAGGCGGCGCAGGATCTGGGTGCCAATTGGTGGGTCACCACGTGGCGGGTGTTGGCGCCGATGCTGGCGCCGGGCATCGCCTCCGGCGCTCTGCTCGCGTTGACCCTTTCGTTCGATGATTTTGTCATATCGTTCTTCGTTGCCGGACCCGGATCGACCACCCTCCCGATTCGCATTTACAGCATGATTAAATTCGGCTCGCCGGCCGTGCTCAACGCGCTCTCGACGATCCTGCTGGCGGTGACCTTCACGCTGGTCTGGGCAAGTCAGAGACTTACCTCTAACAAGGACGTGGTCAGATGA
- a CDS encoding ABC transporter permease: protein MTRLRRLSEGLVTAPSFAWLTLLFLIPTLIVFAILFKPADPYGGIGTGWTLETLRSLGNPNYPAIIWRTLWLSILTTAFCLLLALPTGYYMARVNKKWHNTLLLLVVTPFMTSFLVRIFAWKTLLHPEGLIKQALVFLGVVQPEATLLYTPEAVLLVMVYTELPFAILPIFTAAEKFDFNLVEAARDLGAGPLTAFFRIFVPGISRAIATAILVVLIPALGSYVIPDVVGGPNSEMIGNKIAQRAFVDRNLPHASGLAAILTLTVLLPLIISLIMQTRSAEKRPPIIQEKA from the coding sequence ATGACCAGACTCCGCCGCCTATCCGAGGGGCTGGTAACGGCGCCGAGCTTTGCCTGGCTCACCCTGCTCTTCCTTATCCCGACCCTGATCGTCTTCGCCATCCTCTTCAAGCCCGCCGATCCCTATGGCGGTATCGGCACAGGCTGGACGCTGGAGACACTTCGCAGCCTCGGCAATCCCAACTACCCCGCCATCATCTGGCGCACCCTTTGGCTCAGCATCCTCACCACCGCCTTTTGCCTCCTTCTCGCCCTGCCGACCGGCTACTACATGGCGCGGGTCAACAAAAAGTGGCATAATACCCTTCTGTTGCTGGTGGTCACCCCGTTCATGACCAGCTTCCTGGTGCGTATTTTCGCTTGGAAGACGTTGCTTCACCCCGAGGGCTTGATCAAGCAGGCGCTGGTTTTTCTGGGCGTCGTGCAGCCGGAAGCCACACTGCTCTATACACCGGAGGCAGTGCTGCTGGTCATGGTCTATACCGAGCTGCCCTTCGCCATTTTGCCGATCTTTACCGCTGCGGAGAAGTTTGATTTCAACCTGGTGGAGGCGGCGCGCGACCTGGGTGCCGGGCCGTTGACGGCCTTTTTCCGCATTTTCGTGCCGGGCATCAGCCGCGCCATCGCCACCGCCATTCTGGTCGTCCTGATTCCCGCTCTGGGCTCCTACGTCATCCCGGATGTGGTCGGCGGGCCCAACAGCGAGATGATCGGCAACAAGATCGCCCAGCGCGCCTTCGTCGACCGCAATCTGCCCCACGCCAGCGGTCTGGCAGCGATCCTGACCCTGACGGTACTGCTGCCTCTGATCATCTCGCTCATCATGCAGACCCGCAGCGCCGAAAAACGCCCCCCCATCATCCAGGAGAAGGCATGA
- a CDS encoding ABC transporter ATP-binding protein produces the protein MAEFLEIVNVSKHFGSLCAVDGVSLSIRKGEFFSLLGPSGCGKTTLLRMLAGFEQPDTGHLLLADEEITPLPPNKRKVNTIFQSYALFPHLTVRQNIAFGLQVQKLPRTEIEAEVDKMLALVQLEAEANKKPAQISGGQKQRVAVARALIMKPQVLLLDEPLAALDLKLRQKMLLELDIIHDEVGITFVYVTHDQSEAMSLSDRIAVMNHGRIEQIGTPAEIYEAPRSSFVAAFIGDTNFFEGEACELVSKEYSRLKIEGFPDLVCFNDKKISAGNPVYLSIRPEKFGIGRTKPVLGPNHNIVPGQVEDVIYLGGLTKYWVRVDEYKIAIYQQHNRFYLDEEPIRWNDAVWIWWHADDGFMLERYSEADEELMSLPPESVGEEGAAG, from the coding sequence ATGGCCGAGTTTCTCGAGATCGTTAACGTATCCAAACATTTCGGCAGCCTTTGCGCGGTAGATGGCGTCTCCCTTTCGATCCGCAAAGGCGAATTTTTTTCCCTGCTGGGCCCCAGCGGCTGCGGCAAGACCACCCTGTTGCGGATGCTGGCCGGCTTTGAGCAGCCCGATACCGGACACCTCCTCCTCGCTGATGAGGAGATCACACCCTTACCACCCAACAAACGCAAGGTCAATACCATCTTCCAGAGCTACGCCCTCTTTCCCCATCTGACGGTGCGCCAAAACATCGCCTTCGGCCTCCAGGTGCAAAAACTGCCCAGGACGGAGATCGAGGCCGAGGTCGATAAGATGCTTGCCCTAGTGCAGCTCGAGGCCGAAGCAAACAAAAAACCGGCACAAATCAGCGGCGGCCAAAAACAGCGGGTGGCTGTGGCGCGCGCCCTGATCATGAAACCCCAGGTGCTGCTCCTTGACGAGCCACTGGCTGCCCTCGACCTCAAACTGCGCCAAAAAATGCTCCTTGAACTCGACATCATCCACGATGAAGTGGGCATCACTTTCGTTTATGTCACCCATGATCAGAGCGAGGCGATGAGCCTCAGCGACCGCATCGCGGTGATGAACCACGGCCGCATCGAGCAAATCGGCACACCGGCGGAGATTTACGAAGCCCCGCGCAGCAGCTTCGTCGCCGCTTTTATCGGCGATACCAACTTTTTCGAAGGCGAGGCCTGCGAGCTGGTCAGCAAGGAATACAGCCGCCTCAAGATCGAGGGATTTCCCGACCTGGTCTGCTTCAACGATAAAAAGATCTCGGCCGGCAACCCGGTCTACCTCAGCATCCGCCCGGAAAAGTTTGGCATAGGAAGGACCAAACCGGTCTTGGGCCCGAACCATAATATCGTTCCCGGCCAGGTGGAGGATGTCATCTACCTCGGAGGCCTGACCAAATACTGGGTCCGCGTCGATGAGTACAAGATCGCCATCTATCAGCAGCATAACCGTTTTTATCTGGACGAAGAACCGATCCGCTGGAATGACGCCGTCTGGATCTGGTGGCATGCAGATGACGGATTCATGCTGGAACGGTACAGTGAAGCGGACGAGGAACTCATGAGTCTGCCGCCGGAGAGTGTCGGAGAAGAAGGGGCCGCGGGATGA